From the genome of Blautia pseudococcoides, one region includes:
- a CDS encoding type IV pilus twitching motility protein PilT codes for MEGKVMYDLNQLIMMGREENASDLHISAGMPLMMRVHGKLEQTLAQPDDHETELMLYGLLDERQKERLAEGYDIDFALETPDHNRQRVNVFRQQGKIAATIRLLNNHIPTLEELHMPQLLYKLAEEPRGLILVTGPTGSGKSTTLAAMIEHINQTRAEHIITIEDPVEYTYESKMALIHQRETGRDVIDFASALRSALREDPDIILVGEMRDYETIMAALTAAETGHLVLSTLHTTGAAQTIERVIDACPSESQNQARTQLAGVLKGVITQCLMPVPDGRGRIPGTEILLGTDAITNLIRENKSHQMSSMMQSGGASGMHTLNMDLMRLVREGYITKETAVQYTNDKRDLEQYF; via the coding sequence ATGGAGGGCAAAGTAATGTATGATCTGAATCAATTAATAATGATGGGAAGGGAGGAGAATGCTTCTGACCTTCATATTTCTGCGGGAATGCCGCTTATGATGCGTGTTCATGGAAAGCTGGAACAGACACTTGCACAGCCGGATGACCATGAGACAGAGCTTATGCTGTATGGCCTTTTGGATGAGAGACAGAAGGAACGTCTGGCAGAGGGATATGATATTGACTTTGCGCTGGAAACTCCGGACCACAACAGGCAGAGGGTGAATGTGTTCCGGCAGCAGGGGAAGATTGCAGCTACTATACGTCTGCTGAATAATCATATCCCCACTTTGGAGGAACTGCATATGCCCCAGCTTCTGTACAAACTGGCTGAGGAACCCAGAGGGCTGATCCTGGTCACAGGGCCTACGGGAAGCGGTAAGTCAACCACATTGGCAGCAATGATCGAACACATTAACCAGACAAGGGCAGAGCATATCATAACCATAGAAGATCCGGTTGAGTACACGTATGAGAGTAAAATGGCTCTGATACACCAGAGAGAGACAGGAAGAGATGTGATTGATTTTGCATCTGCGCTGCGAAGTGCACTGCGTGAAGACCCGGACATTATCTTGGTGGGAGAGATGCGTGACTATGAGACCATCATGGCTGCGCTGACTGCGGCTGAGACAGGACATCTGGTGCTGTCAACGCTCCATACCACAGGTGCGGCACAGACGATTGAGCGTGTGATTGACGCGTGTCCTTCAGAAAGCCAGAATCAGGCAAGAACACAGCTGGCAGGAGTTTTAAAGGGTGTTATCACCCAGTGTCTGATGCCTGTGCCGGATGGCAGAGGAAGGATCCCAGGAACAGAGATTCTTCTAGGTACTGATGCGATCACGAATCTGATCCGTGAGAATAAGAGCCATCAGATGAGTAGTATGATGCAGTCAGGCGGTGCTTCGGGTATGCATACGCTGAATATGGATCTGATGAGACTTGTGCGGGAAGGGTATATAACAAAGGAGACGGCGGTCCAGTATACTAATGATAAAAGGGATTTGGAACAGTATTTCTAG
- a CDS encoding GspE/PulE family protein, which produces MDNNIRNVRIGDVLKEYGYVTEEQISAALAYQKEHKGVRLGAALTDMGFISEEQLLEALSTLLQVRIIDISTIEVDVEAVQKIPRQLAEKYEMLAVKQAEGVLTIVLYDPLNFYAIEDIRQLTGMQLEICLSGRSSLKNAIGYYYSEVEARKAASVANEQFEDLALTDEFNIDEEGDDDTPIINLLSRLIDRAYNTNASDIHIEPFEDKTTVRMRIDGVIVEFVTLQKNLHASLIARIKILGNMDIAERRVPQDGHFRMRVAGEYVNIRVSVIPTVFGEKAVLRLLANNSNIDYPETFGMHEGDYKKLKSMLGSPNGIIYFTGPTGSGKTTTLYMILTGLSKRAVNISTIEDPVEKNLPKINQMQVNNQSGLTFEIGLRALLRQDPDIIMVGETRDVETASISVRSAITGHLVFSTLHTNDASSSIIRLEDMGLQPYMVANSLVGIIAQRLMRKICPDCGEETAPTAEERQVVGPDIKKIMHPKGCPQCNYTGYRGRIAIHEVLLIDRTVRKMIMEGASAEAIQDYAVEKQNMKTLKDAGLSMVQEGVTSVEELKKVAYYK; this is translated from the coding sequence ATGGACAATAATATCAGAAATGTTCGTATCGGAGACGTTTTGAAAGAATACGGATATGTCACGGAAGAACAGATAAGCGCAGCCCTGGCTTATCAGAAAGAGCATAAAGGGGTACGTCTGGGAGCTGCCTTGACGGATATGGGATTTATTTCAGAGGAGCAGCTTTTGGAGGCACTGTCCACACTTCTTCAGGTGCGGATCATTGATATTTCCACAATTGAGGTGGATGTGGAAGCTGTACAGAAGATTCCCAGGCAGCTAGCGGAAAAATATGAGATGCTGGCTGTAAAACAGGCGGAAGGTGTACTGACCATTGTTCTGTATGACCCGCTTAATTTCTATGCTATTGAGGATATCCGACAGCTCACGGGTATGCAGCTTGAAATCTGCCTAAGCGGCCGAAGCAGCCTGAAAAATGCCATTGGTTATTACTACAGTGAGGTGGAAGCCAGAAAAGCTGCAAGTGTGGCAAATGAACAGTTCGAGGATCTGGCCCTTACGGATGAGTTTAATATAGACGAGGAGGGAGATGATGACACTCCCATTATCAACCTGCTCAGCCGTTTGATCGACAGGGCATATAATACAAATGCGTCAGATATCCATATCGAACCATTTGAGGATAAGACTACAGTCCGTATGCGTATTGACGGTGTGATCGTAGAATTTGTGACACTGCAGAAAAACCTGCATGCGTCTTTGATCGCGAGGATCAAGATTTTAGGCAACATGGATATTGCAGAGCGGAGAGTTCCCCAGGACGGGCATTTCAGAATGAGGGTGGCAGGAGAATATGTGAATATCCGAGTGTCTGTGATTCCCACAGTGTTTGGGGAAAAGGCCGTGCTCAGACTGCTTGCCAATAACTCCAACATAGATTATCCGGAAACTTTTGGTATGCACGAGGGTGATTACAAGAAATTGAAGAGTATGCTGGGGTCTCCAAATGGGATCATTTATTTTACAGGACCTACAGGCTCCGGAAAAACCACCACACTGTATATGATACTTACAGGGCTGTCTAAACGTGCAGTGAATATTTCCACCATAGAGGACCCGGTGGAAAAGAACCTGCCTAAAATCAACCAGATGCAGGTAAACAATCAGTCTGGACTGACTTTTGAGATTGGTCTGCGGGCGTTGCTGCGTCAGGACCCCGATATTATCATGGTAGGTGAAACCAGGGATGTGGAGACTGCATCCATTTCAGTCCGTTCGGCAATTACCGGTCATCTGGTGTTTTCCACGCTTCATACGAATGATGCGTCGTCTTCGATCATCAGACTGGAGGATATGGGGCTGCAGCCTTATATGGTTGCTAACTCGCTGGTAGGGATCATCGCGCAGAGACTTATGAGGAAAATATGTCCTGACTGCGGGGAGGAGACCGCTCCCACTGCGGAGGAGAGACAGGTCGTGGGGCCGGATATCAAGAAAATCATGCATCCTAAGGGATGTCCACAGTGTAACTATACGGGATATAGAGGAAGGATCGCGATCCATGAAGTGCTGCTGATAGACAGGACTGTCCGTAAGATGATCATGGAGGGGGCTTCTGCGGAGGCCATACAGGATTATGCTGTTGAGAAGCAAAATATGAAGACACTGAAGGATGCCGGACTGAGTATGGTTCAGGAGGGGGTCACAAGTGTGGAAGAACTGAAAAAGGTAGCGTATTACAAATAG
- a CDS encoding type IV pilus biogenesis protein PilM: MLTVYLSNKYIRIVTGDYSSGKVSVRGMYYTIDTTGCLVNGAIVDEESLLELLREQWEVQNLPKKDVYLVLDSNQFTAKVVQVPVLNEKKMMEYLSREFTDVGRISSPVYGYFQLHGEDKKAKIRKVFAMAAPRDYAIQFVELFAKLGVKLSGIECANGSMIRLLDKMEQLKGKTCIVQFVDEMNLTNALLVEGRYETFNKKRLFSEPGTPGYAVETARAVSNLIQFAKAQNIPQKITDVYVAGLSDEDYIVYEDSIAQINADLGVDKLESSKYFTYAKTNDPYISFANFALAIGGMLKTDPKTNVAAQIKYTPEQIERRKARRKITVPVGVIIGVLVLVSLVLLVRKIMLTNELKALEDFNQSASVLEACQEYDAAQERMSAISAIHTGMESLGVELEEYPLVDSTVEYTIVACAEGLVSAQISSYDSTTGILSFNTSAGDVEQINQFIALLMEKEIFASVDYTGYSQNQDGDWSVKVNCTMAPVQQEVAEE; the protein is encoded by the coding sequence ATGCTGACCGTATATTTATCGAATAAATACATAAGGATAGTGACAGGTGATTATTCCTCCGGAAAAGTGAGTGTCCGGGGGATGTACTATACAATTGACACCACAGGATGTCTGGTGAACGGGGCTATTGTGGATGAGGAAAGCCTGCTTGAACTGCTGCGGGAACAGTGGGAGGTGCAGAACCTGCCCAAAAAAGATGTCTATCTGGTGCTGGACAGCAACCAGTTTACGGCGAAGGTTGTGCAGGTACCGGTATTGAATGAAAAGAAAATGATGGAATACCTGAGCCGTGAATTTACGGATGTGGGGAGAATATCCAGTCCGGTTTACGGCTATTTTCAGTTACATGGGGAGGATAAAAAGGCAAAGATACGGAAGGTATTTGCCATGGCAGCACCCAGGGATTATGCCATACAGTTTGTTGAGTTGTTTGCGAAGCTGGGTGTGAAGCTGTCCGGAATTGAATGTGCCAATGGGTCCATGATACGGCTTTTGGATAAGATGGAGCAGCTCAAAGGAAAAACCTGTATTGTCCAGTTTGTGGATGAGATGAACCTGACCAATGCGCTCTTAGTTGAAGGCAGGTATGAGACCTTTAACAAAAAGAGACTCTTCTCAGAGCCGGGGACACCCGGATATGCGGTGGAGACAGCCAGGGCTGTCAGTAATCTGATCCAGTTTGCAAAGGCGCAGAATATACCGCAGAAGATAACGGATGTGTATGTTGCGGGGTTGTCAGATGAGGACTACATTGTTTATGAGGACAGCATAGCCCAGATCAATGCGGATCTGGGTGTGGATAAACTGGAAAGCAGCAAATATTTTACATACGCCAAGACAAATGACCCATATATCAGCTTTGCCAATTTTGCACTGGCTATTGGCGGAATGCTGAAGACAGATCCGAAAACAAATGTGGCGGCTCAGATTAAATATACACCGGAACAGATAGAGAGAAGAAAAGCCAGAAGAAAGATCACAGTTCCGGTGGGGGTAATTATAGGCGTGTTAGTTCTGGTATCTCTTGTGCTGCTGGTGAGAAAAATTATGCTGACCAATGAATTGAAAGCATTGGAGGATTTTAATCAAAGTGCTTCTGTCCTTGAAGCGTGTCAGGAATATGATGCGGCCCAGGAAAGAATGTCAGCTATATCAGCCATCCACACAGGCATGGAATCCCTTGGCGTGGAACTGGAGGAATATCCTCTTGTGGACAGCACAGTGGAGTATACCATCGTAGCCTGCGCAGAAGGACTGGTATCTGCGCAGATCAGCTCCTATGATTCCACAACGGGAATACTGAGCTTTAATACCAGTGCAGGGGATGTGGAGCAGATCAACCAGTTTATTGCGCTGCTTATGGAAAAGGAGATCTTTGCGTCTGTGGATTACACCGGATACTCACAGAACCAGGACGGAGACTGGAGTGTGAAAGTGAACTGCACGATGGCCCCGGTACAGCAGGAGGTAGCAGAGGAATGA